The DNA window CTGCTCAGCGGCACCGACCGCCGCCGCCAATACGCACTCGCCGTGCAGGTCGCGGATACGGCACCGCGCGAGCGGCCGGAAACACGGGGCATGGCGAACCTGACCGCCGCGCTGGCTGCCGCCGCCCAGGGGGATGCGGACACCGCGAAGACGCACCTCGCCGAAGCCGCGGCGGTCGCCGAGACGATCGAACCCGATGTGTCGCCGTGGCCACCGTCGATGATGGCGTTCGGCCGCACCAATGTCGCGATTTGGAAGACCTCGATCGGCGTCGAACTCGGCGACGGTGCCGCCGTCGAGCAGCACGCGAAGGACATCAAGCTGGAGTCGATCACCGTGTCGAGGCAAGCCGGGTTCTGGGTGGACCTCGGCCGGGGGCTGCTGTCCGAACGCCGGACCAGAGAGCGTGGTCTCGCCGCGCTCCTGCGGGCGGAACGGCTTGCCCCGCAACAGGTTCACACCAACGTGTTCGCGCGGGAGGCGGTCGGCGACCAGCTCCGCAGCGCTCGGCGAGACGCCGGTGGCCGGGAGCTGCGCGGCCTGGCGTGGCGAATGGGCGTGGCCCCGGCCGGGTGAACAGGAAGGCTTGTGCACTTCGAGTGCACAAGCCCTCGCCAGCGTTCTCTACTTTTCGCGCTATGAACGGCCTTCCCCCGGTCACCTTCGAGGACCACTCCGACCCGTGGCTGACCGCCCGCTACCGGGACGCCGCGAACGCGCAGCGCGTGCGCGTCGAACAACAAGCCCGGTTGGCACAGCGTCGAGCCCAGTTATATCTACAAAGGACAGTCAGGACCGGTGGCCGCGGAGCAGCCAGGCGCCCACCAGTCCACTGAGGACGGCCAGCGCGGCGCAGCACAGCATCGTGCTCGCGACACCGCCGGTCGCGTTCTCGCCGTGGCCGCGGTAGATCGTGCCGCACAACGCGATTCCCAGTGCGAGGCCGAGTTGACGGGAGCTGTTCGCCGCCGCGCCCGCGGTGCCGCCGAAGGCTGCGGGCACCGCCGCGATCGCCACCGCGGGGAACACCGGCGACACCATCCCCGCACCCAGCCCGGTGAGCAGCAGCGCGGGCAGCAGGGCGACCCAGCCGGGGCTGCCGAGCACGGCGGCCGCGGTGGCGCAGCCGAGTCCGATGAGGACGGTCGCGCCGCCGAGCACGGCGCCGGGCCGGTACCGGTGCAGGCGGTCGCTGATCAGGGCCGAGGTGAAGAAGAACGTCATCACCTGCGAGGTCAGCACGAGCGAGGTGCCGAGCGGGCTCAGCCCGGTGGTTCCTTGCAGCCAATGGGAAAGCACCGGTACCGCGCCGAAGGCGGCGAAGTAGTAGCCGAACGCGATGACCAGGACGCCGACGAACGCCGAGGTGCCGAACAGGCTCGACGGCACCATGGGGGCCGCGCTGACCCGTTCGAAGAACACGAAGGCCACCAACGCGATCACCGCGACGAGCGCGGCGATCAGGGTGCCCGGTGCGGTGAAACCGTGGTCGCCGCCGTTGATGACGGCGTAGGTCAGCGCCGTCGCGGCGACGGTGAACGCGGCGATACCGGGGAAATCGACGCGGTTCCCGGTGCGCTCGCTTTCCGTGAACGAGCTGAAGCCGAGCACGAGCGCCACCGCGCACAGCGGCAGCGAGCCGAGGAAGATCCAGCGCCAGCCGAGGAGTTCGGCGATCGCACCACCGGCGACCGTCCCGATGGCGCCGCCGACACCCGCGACCGTGCCCCACACCGCGAACGCCCTCGCCCGCGCGCGGCCGTGGTAGGTCAGGCCGACCAGCGGCAGGATCGTCGCGAACATCGCCGCGCCCGCGATCCCCTGCACCGCGCGGGCCGCGATCAGCACGGTGACCGAACCGGCCAGCCCGCAGACGAGCGTCGCCAGGCCGAACGTGCCCAGCCCGGCGAGGTAGACGCGTTTGCGGCCGAGGTTGTCGCTCAGCGAGCCCATGCCGAGCAGCAGCCCGGCGAGCGCGACCGTGAACACGTCGACGATCCATTGCAGCGCGGTGAAATCGCTGCCCAGATCGGCGCCGATCCGCGGCAGCGCCACGGTGACGATGGTGGTGTAGACCAGCAGCAGGAAGGTGCCGAGGCAGGCGGCGACCAGCGGGCGCCACGAGACGGCGACCGGGGCCGGGGCGACGGAAGACGACATGCCCAGCACCATGCTGTAATGGTCTTGTGCACGAGAACCATTACTACACGGAAATCCTGCGGCTGGTGACCGACATCACGAACGCCCCACTCGTCGATCTCGCCGACCTGCGGCGGCGCTGCGGGGAAACCTGCATCAGCCCGGACATCCCGGCCGGGCCCGCGGACCTCGCCGACGTCCGCGCGCTCGCGCACCGCTGGGCGGAGATCGTCGACGCCGAAACCGAGGATGACCGGGTCTTCCTGCTGAACGCGCTGCTGGCCGAGGCCGCCGCCTATCCCCGGATCACCTGCCACGACGAATCGGGATGGCACCTGCACTACCGCGACGACGGCGTGCGGCTCGCGAAGGTGCTGCGGGCGGTGGTCGGCGTGGCCGCCGCGCAGCACCTCACCGAACTCGGCATGCACCGGCTCGGCCGCTGCGCGCTCGAAGAATGCCGCTCCGCCTTCGTCGACTTCAGCCGCGGCGGGAAGCAGCGCTACTGCTCGCGGGTGTGCGCGAACCGGGACGCCGTGCGCCGCCACCGGCGCTCGCTCGCCGTCTGATGCGCATGCCCCGAAGGCCACCTTCGGGGAACTGGACGCCCCGGAAGTTCCCCTCGCCTGGGCGGCGACGCGCGTCCCCCGAAGGATCTCCTGTAGATGTCAAGGGGCGACCTGCCGGGGCTCCCTCGCCGCGAACTCCGCTCCGGTAGAGGCTTTGCCGCCTTGGCGGGGATCTGGTGATGCCCTTGAGGGTGGCTTTCGGGGCGCTCACGTCCCCGAAAGCCACTTTCGGGGCACGCGCGTCGCGGTGGTCGGGCGTGCGAGGGGTGGATCTGTGTCGTCTAGCGCCCCGAAGGCCACCTTCGGGGCACGAGCAGCTCTGCCCGCACGTCCGCGAGGGCCGAGAAAGTGGCGCTAGATTCCCCGAAGGTGGCCTTCGGGGAACTCAGCGCCGCGAATCCGCCCATCGCGAACGCGCAAGCCCGCCGAAATGCCTGGTCCGGGCAGTAGCATCGGGACATGACGGAACAAATGGTCACCGAAAACGTCGAGGGTCGCGACGTCGGGTCCGGTATTTCGATCATCCGGGAAAGCACCGACGAGATCGGCTCCGGCCCTCGCCTGCACAAGCACCCCTACGCGGAAACGTTCGTGATCATCCGGGGCAGGGCCCGGTTCACGATCGGCGACCGCGAAGTCGACGGCGGCGCGGGCGAGGTGCTCGTGGTCCCCGCCGACACCCCGCACAAGTTCGCCGTGCTCGGCCCCGGCGTCTACGAAGCCGTGCACATCCACGAAAGCGACCACTTCATCACCGAATGGCTCGAATGAGCCGCCGGTAGCGATTCACGCACAACCGGAATTGTCGGTGCCGCGCGGTAACGTTGAAATCAGGGGCTCCCCTGGGTGTACGAACGGTCCGTTCGTACACCCAGGGGTGCGCTCTGGGGTTGCGGCTCAGTCGACCTCGGCCATCGCTTCGGCGAACTGCGCCTGGTAGAGGCGCGCGTACGCGCCTTCCGCCTTCAGCAGCTCCCCGTGCGTGCCCTGCTCGACGATGCTGCCGGACTCCATCACCAGGATCAGGTCCGCGTCGCGGATCGTGGAGAGCCGGTGCGCGATCACGAAACTCGTCCTGCCGGTGCGCAGCGAGTTCATCGCGTGCTGGATCAGCACCTCGGTCCTGGTGTCGACGGAGCTGGTCGCCTCGTCGAGGATGAGGATCGCGGGTTCCGCGAGGAACGCCCTCGCGATGGTGATCAGCTGCTTCTCCCCCGCGCTGACGTTGCCGCCCTCGTCGTCGATCACCGTGTCGTACCCGTCCGGCAGCGTCCGCACGAACCGGTCGACGTGAGTCGCCTTCGCGGCCTCCACGATCTGCTCGTGCGTGGCTTCCGGCGCGCCGTAGGCGATGTTCTCCGCGATCGTGCCGCCGAACAGCCACGCGTCCTGCAGCACCATGCCGGTCTTCGACCGCAGGTCCTCGCGCGACATCGTCGACACGTCCACGCCGTCGAGCAGGATCCGGCCGCCGGTGATCTCGTAGAACCGCATCAACAGGTTCACCAGCGTCGTCTTGCCCGCACCGGTCGGGCCGACGATCGCCACCGTCTGGCCGGGCTGGACCTTGAGCGAGAGGTGGTCGATCAGCGGCCGGTCCGGCTCGTAGCGGAACGAGACGTCGTCGAACTCGACCTCGCCCCGCACGACCTCGCGGTGCGGGGTGTTTTCCGGGTCCTCGCTCTGCTCGTCGGCGTCGAGGAGCGCGAAGATCCGCTCCGCCGACGCGACCCCGGACTGCAGCAGGTTCGCCATGCTCGCCACCTGGGTGATGGGCATGCTGAACTGGCGCGAGTACTGGATGAACGCCTGCACGTCACCGATCGACAGCGATCCCGACGCCACCCGCAACCCGCCGACCACGGCGACCAGCACGTAGTTGAGGTTCCCGACGAACATCAGCGTCGGCTGGATGACCCCGGAGATGAACTGGGCGCGGAAGCTCGACTCGAACAGCTTTTCGTTGTGCTCGCGGAAGATCTCCGCGGACTCGTGCTGCCTGCCGAACACCTTGACCAGCGCGTGCCCGGTGTACATCTCCTCGATGTGCCCGTTGAGCTTGCCGGTGGTCGCCCACTGCTGGATGAACTTCGGCTGCGCCCGCTTGCCGATCTTCGCCGACGCGTAGACCGACAGCGGCACGCTCACCAGCGCGATCACCGCGAGCAGCGGCGAGATGAAGAACATCATCCCGAGCACCCCGACCACGGTCAGCAGCGAGGTGACGATCTGGCTCAGCGTCTGCTGCAGCGACTGGGACAGGTTGTCCATGTCGTTGGTGACGCGGCTGAGCACCTCGCCCTGCGGCTGGCCGTCGAAGTACCGCAGCGGCAGCCGCGCGAACTTGTTCTGCACCTGCTCGCGCAGGTCGTAGACGGTCTGCTGGACCACGGTCGTGGTGAGCCTGCCCTGCACCAGGGTGAACAGCGACGACGCCGCGTAGAGCCCCAGCGCGAGCAGCAGCACCCAGCCCACCGCGCCGAAGTCGATGCCCTGCCCCGGCGTCAGGTCCATCGCGGCGAACATGTCCGCCTGCGTGCTCTTGCCGTCCGCGCGCAATTGCGCGACCACCTCGGCCTGCGTCGACCCCGGGGGGAGCGATCTGCTGATCACCCCGGAGAAGATCAGGTCGGTCGCCATGCCGAGGATCTTCGGCCCCACC is part of the Amycolatopsis sp. CA-230715 genome and encodes:
- a CDS encoding MFS transporter, whose amino-acid sequence is MSSSVAPAPVAVSWRPLVAACLGTFLLLVYTTIVTVALPRIGADLGSDFTALQWIVDVFTVALAGLLLGMGSLSDNLGRKRVYLAGLGTFGLATLVCGLAGSVTVLIAARAVQGIAGAAMFATILPLVGLTYHGRARARAFAVWGTVAGVGGAIGTVAGGAIAELLGWRWIFLGSLPLCAVALVLGFSSFTESERTGNRVDFPGIAAFTVAATALTYAVINGGDHGFTAPGTLIAALVAVIALVAFVFFERVSAAPMVPSSLFGTSAFVGVLVIAFGYYFAAFGAVPVLSHWLQGTTGLSPLGTSLVLTSQVMTFFFTSALISDRLHRYRPGAVLGGATVLIGLGCATAAAVLGSPGWVALLPALLLTGLGAGMVSPVFPAVAIAAVPAAFGGTAGAAANSSRQLGLALGIALCGTIYRGHGENATGGVASTMLCCAALAVLSGLVGAWLLRGHRS
- a CDS encoding CGNR zinc finger domain-containing protein, which produces MHENHYYTEILRLVTDITNAPLVDLADLRRRCGETCISPDIPAGPADLADVRALAHRWAEIVDAETEDDRVFLLNALLAEAAAYPRITCHDESGWHLHYRDDGVRLAKVLRAVVGVAAAQHLTELGMHRLGRCALEECRSAFVDFSRGGKQRYCSRVCANRDAVRRHRRSLAV
- a CDS encoding cupin domain-containing protein; this encodes MTEQMVTENVEGRDVGSGISIIRESTDEIGSGPRLHKHPYAETFVIIRGRARFTIGDREVDGGAGEVLVVPADTPHKFAVLGPGVYEAVHIHESDHFITEWLE
- a CDS encoding ABC transporter ATP-binding protein, translated to MSTPGGTSRGGAGVATPGVGERAVPARSPGAGQATQPGPGRMMAGGMPAEKSLDFKGSSRRLLRMLLPRRVAVIGLLVLGALSVVMSVVGPKILGMATDLIFSGVISRSLPPGSTQAEVVAQLRADGKSTQADMFAAMDLTPGQGIDFGAVGWVLLLALGLYAASSLFTLVQGRLTTTVVQQTVYDLREQVQNKFARLPLRYFDGQPQGEVLSRVTNDMDNLSQSLQQTLSQIVTSLLTVVGVLGMMFFISPLLAVIALVSVPLSVYASAKIGKRAQPKFIQQWATTGKLNGHIEEMYTGHALVKVFGRQHESAEIFREHNEKLFESSFRAQFISGVIQPTLMFVGNLNYVLVAVVGGLRVASGSLSIGDVQAFIQYSRQFSMPITQVASMANLLQSGVASAERIFALLDADEQSEDPENTPHREVVRGEVEFDDVSFRYEPDRPLIDHLSLKVQPGQTVAIVGPTGAGKTTLVNLLMRFYEITGGRILLDGVDVSTMSREDLRSKTGMVLQDAWLFGGTIAENIAYGAPEATHEQIVEAAKATHVDRFVRTLPDGYDTVIDDEGGNVSAGEKQLITIARAFLAEPAILILDEATSSVDTRTEVLIQHAMNSLRTGRTSFVIAHRLSTIRDADLILVMESGSIVEQGTHGELLKAEGAYARLYQAQFAEAMAEVD